Proteins co-encoded in one Ignavibacteria bacterium genomic window:
- a CDS encoding carboxypeptidase regulatory-like domain-containing protein: MKHIITCLILFVISSFSYGQTKISGVIKDSDDQPLPRANVYLKDTYDGVS, translated from the coding sequence ATGAAACATATAATTACGTGCTTAATTCTTTTTGTTATTTCATCATTCAGTTATGGGCAGACAAAAATTTCCGGAGTGATAAAAGACTCCGACGATCAGCCACTTCCGCGTGCGAATGTTTATTTGAAAGATACATACGACGGAGTTTC